A genomic region of Halobaculum lipolyticum contains the following coding sequences:
- the thiE gene encoding thiamine phosphate synthase produces the protein MERTLSTYLVTQADRTAGRGTVAVVREAIAGGVDAVQLREKHASASDRYELGRRLRELTADAGVPLIVNDRIDLAAALDADGVHLGDDDLPVGVARDRLGADAIVGRSVSTVAAAREAEAAGADYLGVGAVFATGTKDTRASASEIGVDTVAAVADAVSVPTVAIGGIEPGNAGRVVAAGADGVAVVTAVTEAADPAAATRELRAAVEAQREAVSG, from the coding sequence GTGGAACGAACGCTATCGACGTATCTGGTGACGCAGGCGGATCGGACAGCGGGGCGGGGGACGGTCGCCGTCGTGCGCGAGGCGATCGCGGGCGGCGTCGACGCCGTCCAACTCCGCGAGAAACACGCGAGCGCGAGCGACCGCTACGAGCTGGGTCGACGCCTGCGGGAGCTGACGGCCGACGCCGGCGTCCCGTTGATCGTCAACGACCGGATCGACCTCGCGGCGGCGCTCGACGCCGACGGCGTCCACCTCGGCGACGACGACCTGCCGGTCGGCGTCGCACGCGACCGACTCGGCGCGGACGCGATCGTCGGCCGGTCGGTGTCGACTGTGGCGGCCGCACGGGAGGCGGAGGCGGCCGGCGCCGACTACCTCGGCGTCGGCGCCGTGTTCGCGACCGGGACGAAGGACACCCGCGCGTCCGCCTCGGAGATCGGTGTCGACACGGTCGCGGCCGTCGCCGACGCGGTGTCGGTGCCGACCGTCGCCATCGGCGGCATCGAGCCGGGGAACGCGGGTCGCGTCGTCGCGGCGGGCGCCGACGGCGTGGCCGTGGTGACCGCCGTCACGGAAGCGGCCGACCCCGCCGCGGCGACGCGGGAACTGCGTGCCGCCGTCGAGGCGCAACGGGAGGCGGTGTCGGGATGA
- the thiM gene encoding hydroxyethylthiazole kinase: MTDDRAPSAGGHEAVAPDAAGGDPLDPADLDLGAARTAVREATPLVNALTNEVTVNDVANVTLHWGGLPVMSDDRREVADMVAGAQGLLLNMGTVSEAGEETMVTAGDAAADHGVPVVVDPVGAGATPTRSRVAQRLVTDLDPAIVSGNYGEITALVGDDAEVRGVESVGDYADIAETAVACARDTGAVVVASGETDVVATAERAFEVRSGDPMLGRVVGTGCMLGVTLATFAAAVDDPLAASLAGTLAYGLAGEAAAEGEFGEYHGPASYLTAFLDAVAGHEPTADPATRIREVVE, encoded by the coding sequence ATGACCGACGACCGCGCGCCGTCGGCCGGCGGACACGAGGCGGTCGCGCCGGACGCGGCCGGCGGGGACCCGCTCGATCCGGCGGATCTCGACCTCGGCGCCGCCCGGACGGCGGTGCGGGAGGCGACGCCGCTCGTGAACGCGCTCACCAACGAGGTCACCGTGAACGACGTGGCGAACGTGACGCTCCACTGGGGCGGACTCCCCGTGATGTCCGACGACCGGCGCGAGGTCGCCGACATGGTCGCCGGCGCGCAGGGACTCCTGCTCAACATGGGGACCGTGAGCGAGGCGGGCGAGGAGACGATGGTGACCGCCGGGGACGCCGCCGCCGACCACGGCGTGCCCGTCGTCGTCGATCCGGTCGGCGCGGGGGCGACGCCGACGCGGTCGCGCGTCGCGCAGCGCCTCGTGACCGATCTCGACCCGGCGATCGTCAGCGGCAACTACGGCGAGATCACGGCGCTCGTCGGCGACGACGCGGAGGTACGCGGCGTCGAGTCCGTCGGCGACTACGCCGACATCGCCGAGACGGCCGTCGCGTGTGCCCGCGACACCGGCGCGGTCGTCGTCGCCAGCGGCGAGACGGACGTGGTCGCGACGGCCGAGCGCGCCTTCGAGGTGCGCTCGGGCGACCCGATGCTGGGCCGCGTCGTCGGCACCGGCTGTATGCTGGGCGTCACGCTCGCCACGTTCGCGGCCGCCGTCGACGATCCGCTGGCGGCGTCGCTCGCGGGGACGCTCGCGTACGGGCTGGCGGGCGAGGCGGCCGCCGAGGGCGAGTTCGGGGAGTACCACGGTCCCGCGAGCTACCTCACGGCGTTCCTCGACGCCGTCGCCGGCCACGAGCCGACCGCCGACCCCGCCACCCGGATCCGTGAGGTGGTCGAGTGA